Proteins from a genomic interval of Gavia stellata isolate bGavSte3 chromosome 13, bGavSte3.hap2, whole genome shotgun sequence:
- the CIAO2A gene encoding cytosolic iron-sulfur assembly component 2A — protein sequence MSLVLGLLSHTLSRVLWYSGLRRGCHAPRNQAMEQDKALEVYDIIRTIRDPEKPNTLEELEVVTESCVEVHEIGEDEYLVIIRFTPTVPHCSLATLIGLCLRIKLQRCLPFRHKLEIYISEGTHSTEEDINKQINDKERVAAAMENPNLREIVEQCVTEPD from the exons ATGTCGCTGGTGTTGGGGCTGCTGTCGCACACGCTGAGCAGGGTGCTGTGGTACTCCGGGCTGCGTAGGGGCTGCCATGCCCCCCGGAACCAGGCCATGGAGCAGGACAAGGCGCTCGAGGTTTACG ATATAATCCGTACTATCCGGGACCCGGAGAAACCTAATACTTTAGAAGAACTGGAAGTAGTAACGGAAAGCTGTGTTGAAGTACATGAGATAGGTGAAGATGAATATCTGGTTATCATCAGGTTTACACCAACAGTACCTCATTGCTCTTTGGCTACTCTCATTG GCCTTTGTTTAAGAATAAAACTTCAGAGATGTTTGCCTTTTAGACATAAG CTGGAAATCTACATATCTGAAGGTACACATTCCACTGAAGAAGACA TCAACAAGCAAATCAATGACAAAGAGAGAGTAGCAGCTGCGATGGAGAATCCAAACTTGCGTGAAATTGTGGAGCAGTGTGTTACAGAGCCTGACTAG